A region from the Neomonachus schauinslandi chromosome 2, ASM220157v2, whole genome shotgun sequence genome encodes:
- the CLN8 gene encoding protein CLN8 codes for MTPVSDGGTAESIFDLDYTSWKIRSTLAVAGFVFYLGVFVVCHQLSSSLNATYRSLVAREKVFWDLAATRAVFGIQSTAAGLWALLVDSVLQADKVRGQQNWCWFHIATATGFFFFENVAVHLSNALFRTFDLFLVVHHLFAFLGFLGSLVNLEAGHYLVMTTLLLEASTPFTCISWMLLKAGWSDSLFWKLNQWVMVHMFHCRMVLTYHMWWVCFQHWDGLLSSLHLLHLALFLVGLSLLTLILNPYWTHKKTQQLLHPEDWNFAQPAPRSSRPAGANGQVPPKKGQ; via the exons ATGACTCCTGTGAGCGATGGAGGCACGGCAGAGAGCATCTTCGACCTGGACTACACGTCCTGGAAGATCCGCTCCACGCTGGCGGTCGCCGGCTTCGTCTTCTACCTGGGCGTCTTCGTGGTCTGCCACCAGCTGTCGTCCTCCCTCAACGCCACGTACCGCTCTCTGGTGGCCAGAGAGAAGGTCTTCTGGGACCTGGCGGCCACGCGCGCCGTGTTTGGCATTCAGAGCACGGCTGCGGGCCTGTGGGCCCTGCTGGTGGACTCCGTGCTGCAAGCCGACAAGGTGCGTGGCCAGCAGAACTGGTGCTGGTTCCACATCGCCACAGCAACTGGATTCTTCTTCTTCGAAAATGTAGCGGTTCACCTGTCCAACGCGCTCTTCCGCACGTTTGACTTGTTCTTGGTGGTCCATCATCTCTTCGCCTTTCTTGGCTTTCTTGGCTCCTTGGTCAACCTGGAAGCTGGCCACTATCTGGTGATGACCACACTGCTCCTGGAGGCCAGCACCCCCTTCACCTGCATTTCCTGGATGCTCTTAAAG GCCGGCTGGTCCGACTCGCTGTTCTGGAAGCTGAACCAGTGGGTGATGGTTCACATGTTCCACTGCCGAATGGTGCTGACCTATCACATGTGGTGGGTGTGCTTCCAGCACTGGGACGGGCTGCTCAGCAGCCTCCACCTGCTGCACCTGGCGCTCTTCCTCGTCGGACTGAGCCTCCTCACGCTCATCCTCAATCCCTACTGGACCCACAAGAAGACTCAGCAGCTGCTCCACCCGGAGGATTGGAACTTTGCGCAGCCGGCGCCCAGAAGCAGCCGGCCTGCCGGGGCCAACGGCCAGGTGCCGCCCAAGAAGGGGCAGTAG